A region from the Vicia villosa cultivar HV-30 ecotype Madison, WI linkage group LG3, Vvil1.0, whole genome shotgun sequence genome encodes:
- the LOC131659995 gene encoding probable nucleoredoxin 3: MAGLNFEAEYVDSFDVLKVFAAHGVEFLLSSQGKVPLSDCNGKIICLFFSANWCRPCKLFIPHLVDLYETLRKRGVNIEIIFISFDRDEDGFNEHVKSMPWLAVPFDVNLHRKLIDRYRVDRIPSFVPLCSDALTVDEKVIEWIEDYGADAFPFTKKRHEELKDLDRRKREEVNLQELLTREGRDFLIAGDDRKVLVSELGGKTVGLFFGAYWSPPCRAFTVQLTDVYNNLNDTKGRCFEIVFISTDKDLKEFNINKTSMPWLSIPYEDRTRHDLCRIFDIKKIPALVFIGPDGKVVSLNGKFMVSSYGAEAFPFTESRVKDLESALRKEGEALPQQVHDVKHEHVLKLEMAKAYVCNSCKKQGKFWSFFCDVCDYDLHPSCLEKVNKD; encoded by the exons ATGGCAGGGTTGAACTTTGAAGCTGAATATGTTGATAGCTTTGATGTTCTCAAAGTTTTTGCAGCTCATGGTGTAGAGTTTCTCTTATCTTCTCAAGGAAAG GTACCTTTGTCAGATTGCAATGGAAAAATCATCTGTCTATTTTTCTCTGCCAACTGGTGTAGGCCTTGCAAGCTTTTCATTCCTCATCTTGTTGATCTTTATGAAACACTGAGGAAGAGAGGGGTAAATATAGAGATTATCTTTATCTCTTTTGATCGCGACGAGGACGGATTTAATGAACATGTCAAGAGTATGCCGTGGCTAGCGGTTCCATTTGATGTGAATTTGCATAGGAAGCTTATTGATAGATATCGGGTTGATCGAATCCCGTCGTTTGTTCCGTTATGTTCTGATGCCTTAACTGTTGATGAAAAAGTGATTGAGTGGATTGAGGATTATGGTGCTGATGCATTTCCTTTCACAAAAAAGAGACATGAGGAATTGAAAGATTTAGATAGAAGAAAACGCGAAGAAGTCAATTTGCAAGAATTGTTGACACGCGAAGGACGGGACTTTCTTATTGCTGGAGATGATAGAAAG GTGCTTGTATCTGAACTAGGCGGGAAAACGGTAGGCCTATTTTTCGGGGCTTACTGGTCTCCTCCTTGCCGCGCCTTCACAGTTCAGCTCACCGACGTATACAATAATCTTAACGATACAAAAGGTCGCTGCTTCGAGATTGTTTTCATTTCAACAGATAAGGACCTGAAAGAATTCAATATCAACAAAACTAGCATGCCTTGGCTTTCTATCCCATATGAAGACAGAACAAGGCATGACCTTTGCAGAATCTTCGACATAAAGAAAATTCCAGCTTTGGTCTTCATTGGACCGGATGGAAAAGTCGTTAGTTTGAACGGTAAGTTTATGGTCTCCTCATACGGCGCAGAAGCTTTCCCGTTTACCGAATCGAGGGTTAAAGATTTAGAATCGGCTCTGAGAAAGGAAGGAGAGGCTTTGCCTCAACAGGTTCATGATGTCAAGCATGAACATGTACTCAAATTGGAAATGGCGAAAGCGTATGTATGCAATTCTTGTAAGAAGCAAGGCAAGTTCTGGTCATTCTTTTGTGATGTTTGTGACTATGATCTTCATCCAAGTTGTCTTGAGAAGGTCAACAAAGACTAA